A genomic window from Microbacterium sp. ET2 includes:
- the pcaG gene encoding protocatechuate 3,4-dioxygenase subunit alpha: MPRPTGPKTLTPSAGQTVGPFFHYGVTYDAMHQVAFPHSPGAVVLSGTVTDGAGAPIPDALVEIWSADSDGTVSRARGALRRDGHTFTGYGRSGTTDDGHYEFWTRNPGAEAGKAPFFAVIVYARGLPNKLHTRIYLPDDESLLAADPLLASLDADERATLIATRTPDGHLRHDIRLQGEKETVFLAFPDAPA, from the coding sequence ATGCCCCGCCCCACCGGTCCGAAGACCCTCACCCCGTCAGCCGGCCAGACGGTCGGCCCGTTCTTCCACTACGGCGTGACCTACGACGCGATGCATCAGGTCGCCTTCCCGCACTCGCCGGGGGCGGTCGTGCTGTCGGGCACCGTCACCGACGGCGCGGGTGCGCCGATCCCCGACGCGCTCGTGGAGATCTGGTCGGCCGACAGCGACGGCACCGTCTCGCGCGCCCGCGGCGCGCTCCGCCGCGACGGCCACACCTTCACCGGGTACGGCCGCTCGGGCACGACCGACGACGGCCACTACGAGTTCTGGACCCGCAATCCGGGGGCCGAGGCCGGCAAGGCCCCGTTCTTCGCGGTGATCGTCTATGCCCGGGGCCTGCCGAACAAGCTGCACACCCGCATCTACCTGCCCGACGACGAGTCGCTCCTCGCCGCCGACCCGCTGCTGGCCTCACTCGACGCCGACGAGCGCGCTACGCTCATCGCAACGCGCACCCCCGACGGCCATCTGCGCCACGACATCCGGCTGCAGGGGGAGAAGGAGACCGTGTTCCTTGCCTTCCCCGACGCCCCCGCCTGA
- a CDS encoding IclR family transcriptional regulator, with protein MREAAEQRDDRAPSGEGLLDRALRVLGAFTEDEPALTAAELGARAALSSSTLHRLLARLIDQGLLVRLPDRRYAIGPRLWELGELSPLALRLRETALPHMLRLYEATGENVHLAVLDGPSPAGSAALYVGRVTGRHSIPTLSRMGGRGPLHTTGVGKALLMTRDGAWLAQYFTAPLERETVHSLTDENALRADVSRARARGFATTREEMTLGNVSVAAPLPRIDGLPPAAIGLVVHLERADERRLGPLVIQTARELADDLR; from the coding sequence GTGCGCGAAGCTGCCGAACAGCGGGACGACCGAGCCCCCTCGGGGGAGGGTCTCCTCGATCGCGCGCTGCGCGTCCTCGGGGCGTTCACCGAGGACGAGCCGGCGCTCACGGCCGCCGAGCTCGGGGCCCGCGCCGCCCTGTCGTCGTCCACCCTGCACCGGCTGCTCGCCCGTCTGATCGATCAGGGCCTTCTCGTGCGGCTCCCCGACCGCCGCTATGCGATCGGCCCGCGGCTCTGGGAGCTCGGCGAGCTTTCCCCCCTCGCCCTGAGGCTGCGCGAGACCGCGCTCCCGCACATGCTGCGCCTCTACGAGGCCACCGGCGAGAATGTGCATCTCGCCGTCCTCGACGGCCCGAGCCCGGCGGGCTCGGCGGCGCTCTACGTCGGCCGGGTCACCGGGCGGCACTCGATCCCGACCCTCAGCCGCATGGGCGGCCGCGGGCCGCTGCACACCACCGGTGTCGGCAAGGCGCTGCTGATGACGAGGGATGGTGCGTGGCTGGCGCAGTACTTCACCGCTCCGCTCGAGCGCGAGACCGTCCACTCGCTCACCGACGAGAACGCGCTGCGCGCCGACGTGTCCCGCGCTCGCGCGCGGGGCTTCGCCACGACGCGCGAGGAGATGACGCTCGGAAACGTGTCGGTCGCAGCTCCCCTGCCGCGCATCGACGGGCTGCCGCCCGCGGCGATCGGACTCGTCGTACACCTCGAGCGGGCCGATGAGCGCCGTCTCGGCCCCCTGGTGATCCAGACCGCGCGCGAGCTGGCCGACGACCTGCGCTGA